Proteins encoded together in one Planctomyces sp. SH-PL14 window:
- the polA gene encoding DNA polymerase I gives MPQIINQNIKYDMLVLKRAGVEIPSLGLDTMIGDYLLDAGARAHGLDELAKKYLLHTMIPITDLIGKGKQQIKMSDVPVEKVAEYASEDADIAWQLAEIIEAKLKEQGLWDLYWNLERPLIPVLAEMEWHGIKVDADELRRQSASAAERLEVLVREIHAIAGREFNIDSPKQLAVILFDELKLPVIKRTKTGPSTDQEVLEELAKQHELPHKLMEHRHLQKLKGTYLDALPEMVNPHTGKIHTSFSQVTAATGRLSSSDPNLQNIPIRTEEGRRVRRAFVPSEPGWKLVCLDYSQIELRMLAHFCQDPALVDAFQKGEDIHRRVAAEVFKVAPEAVDSNQRRVAKAVNFGVIYGQTAYGLSATIDIEQEEAETFITEYFQRYAGVEKFINDTLDECRQNGFSTTILGRRREIVGIRPRRYRNLNLPERTAVNSVIQGSAADLIKQAMINVHAKLKETGHPARMLLQIHDELVFEAPEDQVESLVALARHEMENAIPVSVPIVVDVKSGDNWLDAK, from the coding sequence ATGCCTCAGATCATCAATCAGAATATCAAGTACGACATGCTCGTCCTGAAGCGGGCCGGGGTCGAGATCCCGTCGCTGGGGCTCGACACGATGATCGGGGACTACCTCCTGGATGCCGGCGCGCGGGCCCACGGGCTCGACGAACTGGCGAAGAAGTACCTGCTCCACACGATGATCCCGATCACTGACCTGATCGGAAAGGGGAAGCAGCAGATCAAGATGAGCGATGTCCCCGTCGAGAAGGTCGCCGAGTACGCCTCGGAGGACGCCGACATCGCCTGGCAGCTCGCCGAGATCATCGAGGCGAAGCTCAAGGAACAGGGCCTCTGGGACCTCTACTGGAATCTGGAGCGGCCGCTGATTCCGGTCCTGGCCGAGATGGAGTGGCACGGCATCAAGGTCGATGCGGACGAGCTCCGGCGTCAGAGCGCCTCCGCCGCGGAGCGACTGGAAGTCCTCGTCCGCGAGATCCACGCGATCGCCGGGCGGGAGTTCAACATCGACTCACCCAAGCAACTCGCCGTGATCCTGTTCGACGAGCTCAAGCTGCCGGTGATCAAGCGGACCAAGACCGGTCCCAGCACCGACCAGGAAGTGCTCGAAGAGCTGGCCAAGCAGCACGAACTCCCGCACAAGCTCATGGAGCACCGCCATCTCCAGAAGCTCAAGGGGACGTACCTCGATGCCCTTCCCGAGATGGTGAATCCTCACACGGGGAAGATCCACACTTCATTCAGCCAGGTCACCGCCGCCACGGGCCGACTCAGCTCCAGCGACCCGAACCTGCAGAACATCCCGATCCGGACGGAGGAGGGCCGCCGCGTCCGCCGGGCCTTCGTGCCGTCCGAGCCGGGCTGGAAGCTCGTCTGTCTCGACTACTCGCAGATCGAACTCCGGATGCTGGCCCACTTCTGCCAGGACCCGGCCCTCGTCGACGCCTTCCAGAAGGGGGAGGACATCCATCGCCGCGTCGCCGCGGAAGTCTTCAAGGTCGCGCCCGAAGCGGTCGACTCGAACCAGCGGCGGGTCGCCAAGGCGGTCAACTTTGGCGTGATCTACGGCCAGACCGCCTACGGCCTCTCGGCGACGATCGACATCGAGCAGGAAGAGGCCGAAACCTTCATCACGGAATACTTCCAGCGGTACGCCGGCGTCGAAAAGTTCATCAACGACACACTCGATGAATGCCGTCAGAACGGTTTCTCGACGACGATCCTCGGTCGCCGCCGGGAGATCGTGGGGATCCGCCCGCGCCGATACCGCAACCTGAACCTCCCCGAGCGAACGGCGGTGAACTCGGTCATCCAGGGCTCCGCGGCGGACCTCATCAAGCAGGCAATGATCAACGTCCACGCCAAGCTCAAAGAGACCGGCCATCCCGCCCGGATGCTCCTCCAGATCCACGACGAACTCGTCTTCGAGGCCCCCGAGGATCAGGTCGAATCGCTCGTGGCGCTCGCCAGGCACGAGATGGAGAATGCGATCCCTGTCAGCGTCCCGATCGTCGTCGACGTGAAAAGCGGTGACAACTGGCTGGATGCGAAGTAA